ttttccaTCGTGAATGAACACAAAAACTGGTTCCATCATAACTTTTATTGAGAGCAATATACAGTACAAAAcagtaaaagggatagttcacccaaaaatgaaaattctgtcatcatttactaaccctcatgtcgttcaaaacctgTAGGAGTTGGTTTCTTATGTTGAacttaaaagaagatattttgaagtttgctggtaatcaaacagttggtggttgccattgacttccatagtattttttcctgAACTATCCCATTAACTTAAATTAGGCCGAATATCATTCAGTCTGACCCTGAGGGTTCTACATTACAGTGTGGGTTCTCCTTATCAAGGCCATGAGCTCTCTTAAGCACTCAAAACACCTACCTGACtctaaataaacacatttctgaGTGTCAAACATCAAAATATTGGCAAGAGTATTATCCGATGAGCTCACAGATCCTTAAGGTCAGCCAGTGAACTGCTCCTCACTTTGGATTCTGTAACTGGGTCTTCCTAAACATGACTCTTTATGGTAGTAATAGTTACCACAGTCTATCTTAGAGGACTTCTGTAAATTCACATATATTGCACAGTGTCAGTTCAGACCTCATGTTTTGTGCAACTGTCCTGGTCTGAATATTTGTCTGTTTGGAGTCCACAAGTGATCAATTTATCTTGCTGCAAGCTACATTATGACCAAAAACACGGCACGTAAGTTCAGTTCTACTGGGAAAATCCCAAACCCATCTATGCAGGAGAAATCTGCTGATTGCTGGACAGGGACGGTTGTTGTTAATTTGGGACTAGTCCACCCACCCCAGTAGTGTAATATTTCTAATGCTGTTCTTAGATGAATGAGAGCCTGCCTATCTCTGAGCTGTGTCACCCCTCTTATGTCACACGTCCAGGGGGTTCTGGGGCCCCTCGGCCCCCTGCGGAGGGTCTGGCTGGAGCCTGCAGATGGGCTTGTTGCACATGGGGCAGACGCTGCGAATTTCCAGCCATTTCACCAGACACCTTAGCAGGAGACAAAGTGAAAAGAGGAGAGATGGGTCTGTTATGCAGCAGCTATAGACTCAAGTGCTTTTATGCATTATGGCCACATCACAAGATGACAGGCTGAAACTGCAAGATGTTTTTCAATAACAAAAAGTCTGACAGATGTTACTCAAGGTTAATACTCATATTTAAGTTGCAATTCCTTGACAGCTTAACTTGTGGTTCTTGTTTTAGTGCCTCTATTAGCATTCTGTGTGTCAGGAATCTACATGCTTGAATGTTCTTAaaggcatttttgttttaaatgttcacaTTGTAAAATAATCAATCAGTGTTTACAGAATTCTACTGTATTATTTTCAGAATTCAGAAACATAATGAGAAAGGCTGGGTAGTGTCACAAGATGGTGAAAGATCTTACTTTTTGTGAAACGCATGAGAACAGGGGCAAACCCCTAATTCATCCCGGCTTCGAAACTCTTCCAAGCAAACTGCACAGGTCTGCTGCAAAGTTAAAGAGGATGGAAGAAAAAACTGAGACAGTCAGCAGCTTTCGGTTCAtttatattttctagtttatttatatttcattgaattatttttattttctcatttaaacAATTGTAATAGTTCCAACCATTGTTAATACAATAATGCAGATATTTgcctaaaaatttaaattcttacTCACTCTGTCATCCCAAAACTTGttggaacaaaataaaaaaattattatgcagcagaatgttcaagctgctttttttattaaaggaatatgaGAGTTGATGGTAAGAACtgttatacttttattaaataaaggGACGAAATCAGCTTGGCTATTCAGCCTGAAATGCTGTTTTGTGTTCTAtggaagaaagtaagtcacacAGGTTTAAAATAACATGAGTGAGTAAATTATAGAAATGCCAGATTTTACATTAGAGTgaactaaaggttttttttttttttttggtagttcCTTACTCCAAGAAGACTCAATTTTTTCCCTGGACCTTTTAGAATGACCTGtaagaaaaaaagatgtttaattATTAATCTTATTTATAATTAGTATATGCatctgtgagtgtgtttatacacacacacacacacacatatatatatatatatatatatatatatatatatatatatatatatatatatatatatatatatatatatatatatatatatatatattaaaaaatacataaattacctCATTATATCCATATTGTCCTTGTGTACCCTGTCTCCTCAATctgtgaaatatattaaaatgaagcttacattaaaaataaaaaataaatctgtttacCTTCAAATTTTTTCATTACAGCAGTTTAATGTTCTGTTATTTGCTGAttgcactgttttaatgcattcagcttttcacatttatttattaatttattttccttcattataaatttcatttttatttttctagtttTTTCCTTTTTCGTCATTTCAAATGgacttttagtatattttttactttctttaataTGCCTATGGAAAGGACAATGAATTACCATTGTCTatgaaataaaatactaaataaatacacttgCCATGTTATGTTTAATACAGCTGTTTATCTTCATTTTATGAAGATATCCACAACACTTTCACTGTTATATAGTTTATGATACCTGAACAGGTAGCAACAGAAGATCATGCTCAACATGAAAATGAAGAGGCCTATTCCAAGAATGATGACATAGACATTGAGTGGAAGACGGCCGGTGATGTCTGAGGTCATTTTGCAGAAACTGTCTGTAATCTGTTATTCTGCGTCACATAGGCATTCTGCAAGAGAACAAAGAAAACCATGGATTTTGGTCAAAAATATTTGTTAGTGGTGGGAGTCATGGGAGCTCATGActgtttagcttttatttttgctcatcctttttttatcagtaaaataaatataaaattgaaaTGTAATAAAAGCATAGACATTGATTATCTCACTCATAAAACATAAATCTGTTAGGTGAGTGGGTCGCATATTTCTTTCTTTCGGACCCTTGAAAGACAACTCCCATCACTGTGATTATCATGTGTACTCTTCTCAGTGGCCCCTGCATGCATATTGCATACTGTGAGCCTGCAGACTGTCCTCGTGTTTCTCAACTCAATGTAACACTGCTCTCAGTGTTGGACCTCTCTGAGCAGCATGAACTTTTCACTGTAATACATctttaaaactgaaaaacaagAGATGTCACAGTGGTGTTGGGTGATGTGTTCAACAGATAAGTgcaatagtttttgttttaaagatcattatttactGTACAGTTTATTGAAGGTTATTCTAGATTGCACCTATAGGTTCTGTCCCTCATAAAAGTTAGGAGGGTAAAACTCAAGAGTATTATGTCGAtgcattttatgatttttatttttttattacagcaaAATACTATGGCTGTTAATATGCCATACAAAAttggacagaattttaatttggtGTATTACAGGCAATTTGATACAACCATCTCTTTGTCTTTGTGGTGATGGAAAAAACTTGTCAAAATCATCTTGTGTTTTTACTCATTTAAATAGCTAGCTGTTTATTTACTTAATCACGCCTTGAAGAAGTCCTCCAAAGCCCCAAAATAAGTGTACCATGTTGACTTTTAAATTCAAGCTAATTTATCACACGTGGGAGAATTTCCTGAGCAGTGAACATAGACAACAATGGTTTAACCTACTGTATATCCTAAAGCAATACATGTAAATAACAACACAAACCCAGTCAGCATGATGTTACAAGGCTTTTAGTTGTATCCAAAACGAATCAATTGTCTATATAATTTGGTAGAATCAATATTCCTCTTGGGCACTctgaaaatattaatgttttccgAATGTCGGTCAGTATATTCAAGCTGCCATTAGACCCAAACACTGTTAGCATAAAGAATAGACATCCTCACTTCATTTCACTGTGCTTGCAGATGAAACAAAAGCAGACAAGAAATGCTCCATTGTGCTGAAGCACAACGGCagaagaaaagaaaggatgtTATTGTTCTtggctaaaaaaaacatttattaaactacatttaaaaatgatatatagcTTTATATCAAACCACTATTCTTAAGTatgctttaataaataaaaaatgtatttattttagtccAACAGTCTGCTGTTACCCATAAAgatcaagaaaaaagaaaaggtttACAGACCATAACATTTAACTATATCAATCAACTACAATTTTCAAATGCTtcagaaaacagaaataattgCTTGTGGTCCATTAGTTCCTGATGGAGAGACAATGTACTAACAATGGTTAACAATTTAGAGTTATAAATTCTGTGTCAGAATTTCAAGCCTTTTAAATGCAAGTAATGGATAATATCTTATTATTCAAccaataaattataaatctttCTTACTGTTTAGAGATTAGCATATTCAAAAGAGAGATCAAGTGAGTGTTTGGCAAAGAGAGTGAAGCTTGGCCAATTGTCTGTGCAGAAATTGGTGCACCCTTTCTGTCATAAAGCCACCATCTGGTCTGTCTGTGCGGGGTTGAGGGGGAGGCACGAGATGGAAAGGCCTCACCAACCCAAGTAGGAAGCACTATTTGGGGGGGAAACAATAATAACTGACCTTGGAATCGAATGGTGCCAAACGACCACACAATATTGTGTCTAACACAATAGATACAGACACAAAGTTTGTCTCTCTAGGTTGCACACAAGTTCAGGTCTTAGAAGAGAGTGTGCCAATCAGAAGAAAGGTAAAAAGGCTTGAGTTTTTGGGTGAAGGGGTTGGTGGTAGTAATATATAGAGGATTTTAGTTCATTATTGATAGAAAACCAGTGGGAGGGTCCGGGGCTCTGTGAATAACACATGATTAGGGAGCTGGCCAGAGTATGTAGCCACTAGAAATGAAAGGAAGAAGAGCAAGAGGATGGGGTTATGATTCATACTCACCGTTACACCACTGGAGAGGTGCTAGATTGCTCCGCTATACCAAATGATCCAGTAACTTGTGTCCAAGGAGACAGTGCTGAAACCGGGCCAAAAGAGTGGGCCGATCCCCTCA
Above is a genomic segment from Carassius carassius chromosome 30, fCarCar2.1, whole genome shotgun sequence containing:
- the LOC132110686 gene encoding RING finger protein 122-like, giving the protein MTSDITGRLPLNVYVIILGIGLFIFMLSMIFCCYLFRLRRQGTQGQYGYNEVILKGPGKKLSLLGQTCAVCLEEFRSRDELGVCPCSHAFHKKCLVKWLEIRSVCPMCNKPICRLQPDPPQGAEGPQNPLDV